A window of the Candidatus Kryptoniota bacterium genome harbors these coding sequences:
- a CDS encoding sugar MFS transporter encodes MQSDLSESSQKSYFVSISIIGLLFFIFGFVTWLNGSLIPFLKIACELNQAEAYLVSLAFYISYTLMALPMSAVLLKTGYKNGMVLGLVGMAVGALIFIPAAHTRIYAIFLLGLFVMGAGLTILQTASNPYIVVIGPRKSAAVRIGFMGVANKAAGVLSPLIFTALMLHGISQYSDANLKLLSSSDRMNAFNELANRLIWPYIIMAIILVLLAAMIKFSPLPELNTDDDETTGSSVTDRTSIFQFPHLILGAIALFFYVGVEVMAADTIGLYGRSLGISFFGKLTSYTMAFMVIGYLVGIVTIPKIIKQETALVLSAILGLLFSLGVMLTSTTSFGISGILLGWLGVSPVPNSVLFVAMLGFANAMVWPTIWPLALEGLGRFTKIGSAILIMAIAGGAIIPPLYGLLSDSYSPQLSYWILLPSYFAILLYAAKGHKMRSWKTSGVAS; translated from the coding sequence GTGCAGTCAGATCTCAGTGAATCCTCGCAGAAAAGTTATTTCGTGTCCATAAGTATAATTGGACTCCTCTTTTTCATATTTGGATTTGTTACCTGGCTTAACGGATCCTTGATACCATTTCTGAAGATCGCCTGTGAGCTCAACCAAGCCGAAGCATATTTGGTTTCACTCGCATTTTATATTTCATACACGCTCATGGCACTCCCGATGTCGGCCGTTTTACTTAAGACCGGCTACAAGAACGGAATGGTCCTCGGGCTGGTCGGCATGGCGGTCGGCGCGCTAATTTTCATTCCCGCCGCACATACGAGAATATATGCCATTTTCCTTCTTGGACTTTTCGTAATGGGAGCCGGATTGACAATCCTTCAGACTGCCTCGAACCCTTACATCGTTGTGATCGGTCCGAGGAAGAGTGCTGCGGTGCGAATTGGCTTCATGGGGGTTGCCAACAAAGCGGCGGGTGTCTTGAGTCCTTTGATATTTACTGCACTTATGCTGCATGGGATAAGTCAATACAGCGATGCCAATCTGAAGTTGCTCAGTTCTTCTGATAGAATGAATGCGTTCAACGAGTTAGCAAATCGACTAATATGGCCGTACATAATAATGGCGATAATTCTTGTTTTGCTTGCTGCGATGATAAAATTCTCTCCGTTGCCTGAATTAAACACTGACGATGATGAAACTACCGGTAGTTCAGTGACGGACAGGACCAGCATCTTCCAATTTCCTCATCTGATTCTCGGAGCAATCGCTCTTTTCTTCTATGTGGGAGTTGAGGTAATGGCGGCGGATACAATCGGTCTCTACGGAAGATCTCTCGGTATCTCGTTCTTCGGTAAGCTCACATCGTACACAATGGCGTTCATGGTGATAGGCTACTTGGTGGGGATTGTTACGATCCCAAAGATAATCAAGCAGGAAACCGCTCTCGTTTTGTCTGCAATACTGGGACTTCTGTTTAGTCTCGGAGTAATGCTGACTTCAACCACCAGCTTCGGCATTTCCGGGATCCTGCTCGGCTGGCTTGGCGTTTCTCCTGTGCCGAACTCCGTTCTCTTTGTTGCAATGTTGGGTTTTGCGAATGCAATGGTGTGGCCGACCATTTGGCCGCTCGCACTCGAAGGGCTCGGCAGATTTACCAAGATTGGGTCCGCGATACTTATCATGGCAATTGCCGGCGGCGCAATAATTCCACCGTTGTATGGTCTTCTTTCCGATTCTTATTCACCACAGCTGTCTTACTGGATATTGCTCCCGTCGTATTTCGCTATTCTATTGTATGCTGCTAAGGGACACAAGATGAGATCGTGGAAAACGTCAGGAGTTGCGAGTTGA
- the pdxH gene encoding pyridoxamine 5'-phosphate oxidase produces the protein MREYIRKHRREYTHDLLDEANVDRDPYRQFENWLEVAFKAELPDPHAMVLATVSRDGRPSARVVLLRDLDAKGIIFYTNYDSRKGLELAANPHASAVFFWQELDRQVRVEGTVEKITEAESDKYFRSRPRESQISAWASAQSTMIDSRAQLDALFEKFKNEFRNKSVPRPPNWGGLRLCPDRFEFWQGRPNRLHDRIKYQLIDTNRWELSRLAP, from the coding sequence ATTCGAGAGTACATCCGGAAGCATAGAAGAGAATACACCCACGATCTTCTTGATGAAGCCAACGTGGACCGTGATCCTTATCGGCAGTTTGAGAACTGGCTCGAAGTTGCATTCAAGGCCGAGCTCCCCGACCCTCATGCGATGGTTCTTGCAACTGTGAGTCGCGATGGAAGACCGTCTGCGCGCGTGGTACTCCTGAGAGATCTCGATGCCAAAGGAATAATTTTCTACACGAACTACGACAGCAGGAAGGGATTGGAGTTGGCCGCGAATCCTCACGCCTCTGCCGTTTTCTTCTGGCAAGAACTCGATAGGCAAGTGCGAGTGGAAGGCACAGTCGAAAAAATCACGGAAGCCGAGTCGGATAAATATTTCCGCTCCCGCCCGAGGGAGAGTCAGATCTCCGCCTGGGCTTCGGCTCAGAGTACCATGATAGATAGCCGCGCGCAGCTAGACGCGCTCTTCGAGAAATTTAAAAATGAATTTCGGAATAAATCTGTCCCCAGGCCCCCGAACTGGGGAGGACTTAGACTCTGTCCCGATCGGTTTGAATTCTGGCAGGGAAGACCAAACAGGCTTCACGACAGAATAAAGTACCAACTCATAGATACGAATCGGTGGGAATTGTCACGGCTCGCTCCATGA
- a CDS encoding hemolysin family protein produces the protein MTTKFLSIFVLLLCSFALSAAEVALYSLTSSNEKMPGRVAMKLLGSPQLLLTTILVSNAVAVFLLTLLGASLAMDFASQLSLNKTMAVVVEVIIISGTLIILADAVPKVIAARNPKLVIRLSLPLLLALVLVESPFVIPLNKFLSRITARRNRPTLSIDNKGLKTLSQIAGHAGVIEEQEAELLRKISDLGEKNVRGAMTPRTQIVSVSVDCGLKEIVDAFNQSEHSRLPVYSNASDNIIGVVYARDVLPLMRKRNKGRKFDTSSIMRKPIFVPESQSIENLLDTFRSNRVHIAMVVDEFGGLAGLVTLSDVVREIFGTGGEMPREGTRVVRQKDGSLLIKGGSKLEDVAAEVGGLDLDYQPEDTVSSLLISRHGSVPRVGTRLEIGKFIFEIEQATPKAILQVRLRQSDPLPVERSD, from the coding sequence GTGACCACCAAATTCCTTTCAATATTCGTCTTACTCTTGTGCTCATTTGCTCTTTCGGCAGCAGAAGTCGCACTTTATTCACTTACCTCGTCGAACGAGAAGATGCCCGGAAGAGTCGCCATGAAACTACTTGGTTCCCCGCAGCTGTTGCTTACAACTATTCTCGTGTCGAACGCAGTGGCGGTCTTTTTGCTTACACTGTTAGGTGCGTCGCTGGCAATGGATTTTGCCTCGCAGCTTTCGCTGAACAAGACAATGGCGGTCGTCGTCGAGGTCATTATTATATCCGGCACGCTCATTATCCTCGCCGATGCCGTTCCAAAAGTGATCGCGGCGCGAAATCCAAAGCTCGTCATCCGACTCAGTCTCCCGCTTCTTCTCGCTTTGGTATTGGTCGAAAGCCCGTTTGTCATTCCCTTGAATAAGTTTCTCTCGAGAATAACGGCGAGGAGGAATCGGCCGACCCTGTCGATCGACAACAAAGGCCTCAAAACTCTATCTCAAATTGCCGGTCATGCGGGAGTCATAGAAGAGCAGGAGGCGGAACTGCTTCGAAAAATATCTGACCTCGGGGAGAAGAATGTACGTGGCGCGATGACACCCAGAACGCAGATTGTCAGCGTATCCGTCGACTGCGGGCTCAAAGAAATAGTCGACGCGTTTAATCAAAGCGAACATTCCAGGCTTCCGGTCTACTCGAACGCATCCGACAATATCATAGGCGTGGTCTACGCGAGGGATGTCCTTCCATTGATGAGGAAGAGGAACAAGGGCCGGAAATTTGACACAAGCTCGATAATGAGAAAGCCGATCTTTGTTCCTGAAAGCCAGTCAATCGAAAACCTCCTCGATACATTCAGGTCTAACAGGGTCCACATAGCAATGGTGGTCGATGAATTCGGTGGTCTTGCGGGGCTGGTTACGCTTTCCGATGTCGTAAGGGAAATCTTTGGAACCGGCGGCGAGATGCCGAGGGAAGGAACCCGCGTCGTCAGGCAAAAGGATGGGAGTCTGCTGATTAAAGGCGGGTCAAAGCTCGAGGATGTGGCGGCTGAGGTAGGGGGCCTCGACCTGGATTATCAACCTGAAGATACCGTTTCCTCGCTTCTGATAAGTCGTCATGGGTCTGTACCGAGGGTTGGCACCCGATTGGAAATTGGGAAATTCATTTTCGAGATCGAACAGGCCACCCCCAAAGCAATTCTCCAGGTCAGGCTCCGCCAATCGGATCCGCTTCCGGTTGAAAGGAGCGATTAA
- a CDS encoding shikimate kinase, which yields MGSGKSTIGPQLARKLRYTFIDLDRMIEANEKSVVSEIFARKGEAYFRELESRTLDEVCKTGGGLVVALGGGAVTDSRNRTTMKKFGTTVYLETRFENIFERVKRDSSRPMLLGPDSNRLDEPALKAKIRSLLSGRERFYLESDLRVNTADKTVIQCAKEIEARLRGM from the coding sequence ATGGGAAGCGGAAAATCCACAATAGGCCCTCAGCTCGCAAGGAAACTCCGTTACACATTCATCGATCTGGACAGAATGATAGAGGCGAATGAAAAGTCCGTTGTGTCCGAAATTTTTGCACGGAAAGGCGAAGCGTATTTTCGTGAGCTTGAATCCAGGACTCTCGATGAAGTATGCAAAACCGGAGGCGGACTCGTCGTTGCGCTGGGAGGTGGGGCCGTGACTGATTCGCGAAACAGAACCACGATGAAGAAGTTCGGCACGACCGTGTACCTTGAAACACGTTTTGAAAATATATTTGAGAGAGTCAAGAGGGATTCTTCAAGACCGATGCTCCTTGGCCCGGACAGCAACCGTCTCGATGAACCGGCGTTGAAAGCAAAGATTCGTTCGCTTCTATCCGGGCGGGAACGGTTCTATCTCGAATCTGATTTAAGAGTTAATACGGCCGACAAGACCGTCATACAATGTGCGAAAGAAATCGAGGCGAGACTAAGGGGGATGTAA
- the aroB gene encoding 3-dehydroquinate synthase, whose translation MSVLSYRANASRVQIHITDSNSILQSEIRGAPKPAVVVDSRVAELYRELLVDIESTGEAVVKLFDSKEENKTLAKAEELLDFFLQQNIRRDSVLFAIGGGIVGDLAGFVAAIFQRGIEYVHVPTTLLAMVDSSVGGKVGVNNSFGKNMVGAFHQPRSILMNTRFLDTLPKEELVCGLGEVVKYGVLRGEAFFDFLETNHARLLNRDKRTLQRTIKMSVETKKRYIERDVRETGIRAHLNLGHTIGHALESATGYGTFKHGEAVLIGLVAESHVAMHMKLLRPSGFERILTMVRQIAQHKSARVSIDAVIKKLIFDKKVRSGKVRFVLPAAIGKVVIRDDVPTEAVSDSLRFVAADGFLSIA comes from the coding sequence ATGAGTGTGCTGAGCTATCGCGCAAATGCATCGCGTGTCCAGATCCATATCACGGACTCGAACTCAATTCTGCAATCTGAAATTCGAGGAGCACCGAAGCCGGCTGTGGTCGTGGATTCAAGAGTGGCGGAGCTTTACCGTGAACTGCTTGTTGACATCGAGAGTACCGGCGAAGCGGTTGTGAAACTGTTTGATTCCAAAGAGGAGAACAAGACGCTTGCAAAAGCGGAAGAGCTCCTGGACTTTTTCCTTCAACAGAACATTCGCAGGGATTCTGTTCTCTTTGCTATCGGGGGCGGAATTGTCGGCGATCTGGCCGGATTTGTCGCAGCGATTTTCCAGAGAGGGATTGAGTACGTTCACGTCCCAACTACACTCCTGGCGATGGTAGACAGTTCCGTCGGTGGAAAAGTCGGAGTGAACAACAGTTTCGGAAAGAATATGGTAGGTGCGTTTCATCAGCCGAGATCGATTCTGATGAATACCCGGTTCCTTGACACGCTGCCTAAGGAAGAACTTGTCTGTGGACTTGGCGAGGTCGTGAAGTACGGTGTGCTCAGGGGAGAAGCGTTCTTCGATTTCCTGGAAACAAATCATGCAAGACTCCTCAATAGGGACAAGCGTACACTTCAACGGACGATCAAAATGTCGGTTGAAACAAAGAAGCGATATATCGAACGGGATGTGAGGGAAACCGGGATCAGGGCGCATCTCAACCTCGGACATACGATCGGTCACGCACTTGAATCCGCCACCGGGTATGGGACGTTCAAACACGGTGAGGCAGTTCTGATAGGTCTCGTCGCTGAGTCACATGTGGCAATGCATATGAAGCTCCTTCGGCCTTCGGGGTTTGAGCGTATCCTCACAATGGTGAGACAAATCGCGCAACACAAGAGCGCACGGGTCTCCATTGATGCCGTAATCAAAAAGCTGATTTTCGACAAGAAAGTAAGATCAGGAAAGGTCCGTTTCGTCCTTCCAGCTGCGATCGGGAAAGTCGTGATAAGAGACGACGTTCCGACCGAAGCGGTCTCGGATTCACTCAGGTTTGTTGCTGCTGACGGTTTCCTTTCGATCGCCTGA
- the purM gene encoding phosphoribosylformylglycinamidine cyclo-ligase codes for MTTYKQSGVNIDEAEELVGRIKPLAKRTFNNDVLSEIGFFGGFYNGKFKGYKNPVLVSSVDGVGTKVKIAIEMGKHDTIGQDLVNHCVNDIGVGGAKPLFFLDYFACGKLNADVAEQVITGLATACRENGVALIGGETAEMPGVYSEKDYDLAGTIVGVVDKSCVIDGSKVKKGDVLLGIPSTGLHTNGYSLARKTLLSQYHLDTHIDELGETVGEALLRTHRSYSELIRFVTAKFTVHGMSHITGGGIVGNTIRVIRKPHEFNVTWGSWEVPPIFRMIQSIGNVPDEDARRTLNMGIGLVIIVPPRDADKVISALKKKGETAFPIGEVLK; via the coding sequence ATGACAACGTATAAACAAAGCGGCGTCAACATAGACGAGGCGGAAGAGCTCGTCGGTAGGATCAAACCTCTCGCGAAAAGGACTTTCAATAATGACGTATTGTCGGAGATAGGTTTCTTCGGCGGATTCTACAACGGCAAATTCAAGGGATACAAAAATCCCGTGCTTGTTTCGAGCGTCGACGGCGTCGGAACGAAAGTGAAGATCGCGATTGAAATGGGTAAGCACGACACTATCGGTCAGGACCTCGTCAATCATTGTGTGAACGACATCGGGGTTGGGGGCGCGAAACCGCTTTTCTTCCTGGATTATTTTGCGTGCGGAAAACTAAACGCCGATGTAGCGGAACAGGTGATTACTGGACTCGCAACCGCCTGCCGGGAAAACGGCGTCGCACTCATCGGCGGTGAAACAGCTGAAATGCCTGGCGTGTATTCGGAAAAAGACTACGATTTAGCAGGCACCATTGTCGGCGTCGTGGATAAATCGTGCGTGATAGATGGGAGTAAGGTAAAGAAAGGAGACGTGCTTCTTGGAATACCATCGACAGGACTGCACACAAATGGATACTCGCTTGCGAGGAAAACGCTGCTGTCTCAATACCATCTCGACACTCACATCGACGAGCTTGGTGAAACTGTCGGAGAAGCGCTCCTGAGAACACACCGGTCATATTCTGAACTGATTAGGTTTGTCACCGCGAAGTTCACAGTCCACGGGATGTCGCATATTACGGGAGGAGGAATTGTCGGGAACACGATCAGGGTGATTCGAAAACCTCATGAGTTCAATGTAACCTGGGGAAGTTGGGAAGTGCCGCCGATCTTCAGAATGATTCAATCAATCGGTAATGTCCCCGACGAAGACGCGAGACGAACATTGAATATGGGAATCGGATTGGTCATAATTGTTCCACCCCGGGACGCCGATAAGGTGATATCAGCGCTGAAGAAGAAAGGCGAGACAGCATTTCCAATCGGTGAGGTTTTAAAATAG
- a CDS encoding M13 family metallopeptidase — protein sequence MKFFRLNLSQIGLGTLIALALCSLSSAQVKEGSAMIPPLDPTNIDTTVSPSQNFYLYANGGWLKRNPIPPEFSRWGSFTELYDRNMNILHSIAEKTSSQANAPMGSDAQLVGDFYFSGMDTNTVESQGAEPLTPYLRQIESIKNLDDLRQVIANLQNIGVNILFRFSSEQDYKNSERMIGFVHQAGLSLPDRDYYTKTDKQSQEILGEYSNYVEKMLALLGDPNDTAADEASTIMTIEHRLAEASMTRVEQRDPKATYHMMSLTEVNAITPDFSWNRYIESYNLHDVNEINVSQPKFLSEVGKMLAEIPIAKWKVYLRWHLINAMAPYLSQKFVDERFNFYGKVLTGTKELQPRWKRVLGEVDGSIGFSLGKLYVAENFSPSAKSRALEMVNNLEAAFSERIKDLSWMSEATRKQALDKLKAIVNKIGYPDKWKSYAGLKIDRGPYVLNVIRANEFNTDYEINKIGKPVDRTEWGMTPPTVNAYYNPFMNEVVFPAGIMQPPFFNPNADDAVNYGGMGAVIGHEMTHGFDDEGSQFDAKGNLANWWTADDEANFKKKAEILVDQFNGYTVLDSLHVNGKLTEGENIADLGGVSIAFQAFENTLKGKSRPEKIDGFTPEQRFFLAWAQMWRENDTPQALRQRIIVDPHSPNEYRCNGPVSDFPPFYDAFGCKPADPMYRAEDVRAKIW from the coding sequence ATGAAATTCTTTCGTTTGAACCTCAGTCAAATCGGGCTGGGGACTCTTATTGCACTCGCGCTATGCTCATTATCGAGCGCGCAGGTTAAAGAAGGTAGTGCCATGATACCACCGCTTGATCCCACCAACATTGACACAACCGTTTCACCGTCTCAGAACTTCTATCTGTACGCTAATGGCGGTTGGCTGAAACGAAACCCCATTCCACCGGAATTCAGCCGCTGGGGGAGCTTTACTGAACTCTACGACCGCAACATGAACATACTCCACTCTATTGCCGAAAAGACTTCTTCACAGGCTAATGCGCCAATGGGAAGTGACGCGCAGCTGGTAGGAGATTTCTACTTCAGCGGAATGGACACGAACACTGTTGAATCGCAGGGGGCCGAACCTCTTACCCCGTACTTAAGGCAGATAGAGTCAATAAAGAACCTCGACGATTTGAGGCAAGTCATTGCAAATCTCCAGAATATCGGAGTGAACATACTATTCCGCTTCTCTTCTGAACAGGACTATAAGAACAGTGAGAGAATGATCGGCTTCGTGCACCAGGCAGGATTGAGTCTGCCCGATCGTGACTATTACACAAAGACCGACAAACAATCCCAGGAAATCCTGGGTGAATACTCGAACTACGTGGAAAAAATGCTCGCACTTCTTGGAGACCCGAATGACACCGCAGCGGATGAGGCCAGTACTATCATGACCATCGAGCACCGCCTGGCTGAAGCATCGATGACTCGTGTTGAGCAGCGCGACCCCAAGGCGACGTACCACATGATGTCACTTACCGAAGTCAACGCAATCACTCCTGACTTTTCATGGAATCGTTATATCGAATCATATAATCTCCATGATGTCAATGAGATAAACGTTTCTCAACCTAAATTCCTTTCGGAAGTCGGAAAAATGCTGGCCGAAATTCCGATCGCGAAATGGAAAGTCTATTTGCGTTGGCACCTGATCAATGCAATGGCGCCATACCTTTCGCAGAAATTCGTCGATGAGAGATTCAATTTCTACGGAAAGGTCCTCACGGGGACCAAGGAGCTCCAGCCGCGATGGAAACGAGTTCTCGGCGAGGTCGACGGATCGATCGGCTTCTCACTAGGTAAGCTTTACGTCGCAGAGAATTTCTCCCCATCGGCAAAGAGTCGTGCACTCGAGATGGTCAATAATCTGGAGGCCGCTTTCTCAGAACGAATAAAGGACCTAAGCTGGATGAGTGAAGCGACTAGAAAGCAAGCACTTGACAAGCTCAAGGCGATAGTTAACAAGATCGGTTATCCGGATAAGTGGAAGTCATATGCTGGACTCAAAATAGACAGAGGCCCCTACGTTCTCAACGTGATTCGGGCAAATGAATTCAATACCGATTATGAGATCAACAAGATCGGCAAGCCGGTCGATCGGACCGAGTGGGGAATGACACCGCCGACTGTCAACGCGTATTACAACCCGTTCATGAACGAGGTAGTTTTTCCTGCCGGCATTATGCAGCCGCCTTTCTTCAACCCGAATGCGGATGATGCGGTCAACTACGGCGGTATGGGTGCGGTCATAGGACATGAGATGACACATGGCTTCGACGATGAAGGAAGCCAGTTCGACGCAAAGGGCAATCTCGCGAACTGGTGGACTGCTGACGACGAGGCGAATTTCAAGAAGAAAGCGGAAATTCTGGTTGACCAGTTCAACGGCTACACTGTCCTCGACTCTCTCCATGTCAACGGGAAACTAACTGAAGGTGAAAACATCGCGGACCTCGGTGGCGTCTCGATAGCGTTCCAGGCATTCGAGAACACTCTGAAAGGAAAATCGCGTCCGGAAAAGATAGACGGATTCACACCCGAGCAAAGGTTCTTCCTTGCATGGGCTCAGATGTGGCGCGAGAATGATACACCCCAGGCGCTGAGGCAGCGGATAATAGTAGACCCGCACTCTCCAAACGAGTATAGGTGCAATGGACCGGTTTCTGATTTCCCTCCATTCTACGATGCGTTTGGATGCAAGCCTGCTGACCCCATGTACAGAGCGGAAGACGTTAGAGCTAAGATCTGGTAA
- a CDS encoding SDR family oxidoreductase, producing MTGGAVGIRIAESFLSAGTNVALVFRNASRKKSVDENFARFPHSFLSINVDLSDHGAANQATAATKARFGSVDFLLNALGGWLGGKKLHEHTNDELDEMLSMDLVPTFNIMAAVIPVMVEQHFGRIVNFISLQVFGTGKGNSVYVASKSAVLALTKAAAEEYKNSGIAVYAVAPLTIDTESNRKGMPGADTSKWVTIDEIVDSLFFLCGAGDSSNGTVIKFPGKL from the coding sequence GTGACAGGCGGAGCAGTGGGGATTCGGATCGCTGAATCGTTCCTTAGCGCCGGGACCAACGTTGCCCTTGTGTTCAGAAATGCGTCCAGAAAAAAAAGTGTTGACGAGAATTTCGCGCGATTTCCCCATTCATTTCTTTCAATAAATGTCGACCTTTCGGATCATGGTGCGGCGAATCAGGCGACTGCCGCCACGAAAGCGAGATTCGGCAGCGTCGATTTTCTTCTTAATGCACTTGGCGGATGGCTCGGTGGAAAGAAACTTCACGAACATACAAATGATGAACTAGACGAGATGCTTTCGATGGATCTCGTTCCGACGTTCAACATCATGGCTGCCGTAATTCCCGTAATGGTAGAACAACACTTCGGACGAATTGTGAATTTCATCTCGCTCCAGGTCTTCGGAACGGGGAAAGGGAACTCGGTTTATGTCGCCTCAAAATCGGCGGTACTCGCGTTGACGAAGGCCGCGGCAGAAGAATACAAGAATTCCGGAATAGCGGTGTATGCGGTGGCGCCATTGACAATTGACACGGAGAGCAACAGGAAAGGGATGCCCGGAGCTGACACGAGCAAGTGGGTCACGATCGATGAGATCGTCGACTCGCTCTTTTTCTTGTGCGGGGCCGGAGACTCATCTAACGGAACAGTAATAAAATTCCCGGGGAAATTATAA
- a CDS encoding GatB/YqeY domain-containing protein, whose amino-acid sequence MTLKETIDNHIKVAMLKRDSRRLDTLRMIKTKLVEKEVERRGTGSGVTAEDEMQVLLTSAKMRKEAIEEFDKAGRKDLADKERAELEIVQEYLPKQMSREEIVKFVADLAVKVDAKTQADFGKLMSAAMKELKGKVDGKIVQEVVKAKLG is encoded by the coding sequence ATGACGCTAAAAGAGACCATTGACAACCACATCAAAGTCGCCATGCTCAAGCGGGATTCAAGGCGGCTTGACACCTTAAGAATGATCAAAACAAAATTGGTCGAGAAAGAGGTTGAAAGGCGCGGGACGGGAAGCGGGGTGACGGCCGAGGATGAAATGCAAGTGCTCCTCACTTCCGCCAAAATGCGCAAAGAGGCAATTGAAGAATTCGACAAAGCAGGAAGAAAAGATCTTGCGGACAAAGAGCGGGCAGAGCTTGAAATAGTCCAGGAGTATCTTCCGAAGCAAATGAGCCGCGAGGAAATCGTGAAGTTCGTGGCTGATCTTGCCGTCAAAGTCGATGCGAAGACGCAGGCCGATTTCGGCAAGCTGATGAGTGCCGCGATGAAAGAGCTGAAAGGCAAGGTCGACGGCAAAATTGTTCAGGAGGTAGTTAAAGCAAAGCTGGGATGA
- a CDS encoding CvpA family protein, with product MVSGFDIILVTALVAFTVNGFAKGLISKVLSLAALLGGVIIAAKYGMDLSQFLSRLVGIGDILSGVICISLIFIVLFVAAGMLARAFKKISIIQIWDKTGGAVFGLVEGALILSLLLLLLAVFDIPAPGPSLDRSFSYKPLKSFAPTLYRSFLSRSSVEYLDRFFFSGQSENK from the coding sequence ATGGTAAGCGGGTTCGACATTATTCTCGTTACAGCCCTTGTGGCTTTTACTGTGAATGGATTTGCTAAAGGTTTGATAAGCAAAGTCCTCTCACTGGCAGCGCTTCTGGGTGGAGTGATTATTGCCGCAAAATACGGCATGGACCTATCACAATTCTTGAGCAGGCTCGTCGGAATCGGCGACATACTGAGCGGCGTTATCTGCATTTCGCTCATCTTCATAGTATTGTTTGTCGCCGCAGGGATGCTCGCGCGAGCATTCAAGAAAATCTCGATCATCCAGATCTGGGACAAGACGGGCGGAGCTGTTTTCGGTCTCGTGGAAGGAGCGCTGATCTTGAGCCTGCTCCTATTGCTTCTCGCAGTGTTCGACATACCGGCGCCCGGTCCGTCGCTCGACAGATCGTTTTCGTACAAGCCGCTGAAATCATTTGCACCGACTCTGTACCGTTCGTTCCTATCCAGATCAAGCGTCGAGTATTTAGACAGATTCTTCTTTTCCGGACAATCCGAGAATAAATGA